From Acidobacteriota bacterium:
CAAACCTGCTCTGGACTTGCAATGAACAACAAACTCTCCCGCCGAAAATTTCTTGCATCGTTGTCTGCTTCAACCCTTGTTCCAGGGTTGCTTGGAACTGTGACCGATGTGGTGGCTGCTTCCCAGCAGAAAGCCCGGACGGATGAAACCGTTGTCGTCATTGGCGCTGGGGCTGCCGGGCTGGGGGCGGCACGTAAATTGAAACTTGCCGGAGTGAAAGTGATTGTGTTGGAAGCTCGCGACCGGATTGGTGGTCGTGTCTGGACAGATCGGTCACTGAAAAACCTTCCGCTGGATTTGGGCGCCTCGTGGATTCACGGAATTGAGGGCAATCCACTCACTGCGCTGGTACGCCAGTATGAGATTGAGACGGTTTCGACCGACTATGACAATGTGGCTCTGTATGATGCTCAAGGCACAGCGTTTACCGACCGTCAACAAGATCAACTTGATACACGATATTCGCGCATTATGCGTCGGGTGAGGCGTCAGGGGGAACGTGCCCAGCAACAGGGCCGACCAGATGCGTCGCTGCAAAGTGCGATTTCGGCTGCGATTGCTGAGAACTCCTGGACCGCAGAAGAAAAACTCCAGTTTGATTACCTGATCAACACCAACCTTGAACACGAATTTGCGGCTGATGCCAGTGAATTATCCTGGTTTTCCTGGGATGAAGGCGAAGAAATTGTCGGTGGCGATGTGTTGTTTCCTGGCGGCTATGGTCAGATTTTTTCACGTCTGGCTGAGGGGCTGGATATTCGGTTTGGGCAGGTGGTGCAGAAAATCGAATATTCTGAATCGCAGGTCACCGTCGTCACCCGTCAGGGGTCAATCGTGGCACAACGATTGATTGTGACCGTTCCGCTCGGAGTCCTTAAACGTGGGAGTATCCAGTTTTCACCCGCCTTGCCGGAACGGAAGCAGGCGGCGATTCAACGACTTGGAATGGGGCTCCTGAATAAAGTCTTTTTGCATTTTCCACGGGTCTTCTGGGACCGTGAAAGTGATTTGCTTGGCTATATTGGACCGCGCAAAGGCGAATGGGCTGAGTGGTATAACTTTTTTAAATTCACTGGTGAACCGGTTTTGCTTGGCTTTAATGCCGCCACCTATGCGCGTCGGCTGGAAGCGCTTTCCAATGAAGCGATTGTGGCTGATGCCATGACTGCCCTGCGGCGAATGTATGGAAACTCAATCCCGGCGCCGGATGGCTCGACGGTGACCCGCTGGGCTTCAGATCCACTGAGTTTTGGCTCATATTCATTTCTGGCGCCGGGGAGTTCGGCATCTGATCGTGACGCGCTGGCCGAACCAGTTTCCAATCGCCTCTTTTTTGCCGGTGAAGCGACGTTTCGTGATTTCCCAGCCACGGTTCACGGGGCGTTGCTTTCCGGCGAACGCGAAGCCGCACGCATCCTTTCACTCGCAAAACCGGCTGCGCGTGTTTTGTTGTCCCGGTAATGAAACGAACACAAGGTTGTTATTTCCTTTGGTTGTGGATGATCCTGGCGCTTGTGGCTGGGAATAGCTGTCAAACTGTGCCTCCTCCACCAGTTGTTTCAGCACCAGTTGACATCTGGCTCGGCGGAGACGTTCATCTGGGTCACGGGAACACAAACGTCCTGACGCCACTTACCTCAATCACTCAAAACGCAGTTGGAATTATCAACCTCGAAGGCGCCGCGGCTGAAACATCGTCACTCCGGGAAGGAATCGTGTTGCTCAATGCGCCACACCGACTGGCACTGTTGAAGGAAGCTGGCGTTGCCGTGGCTGGTGTGGCCAATAATCACGCTGGCGATGCTGGTGAGCAAAGTCTTTTGCACACGATTGAGCAGGTTCGAACGGCTGGTTTGCAGCCAGTCGGAGACATCGCCGGAGCCGCCGTGATTGAACGGCAGGGAACACGTCTTGTCGTGACGGCCCACGATTTAACCAGTGGGGTTCCTCCACGATTGGCTGAAGAACTTCGAAGTGCACGTGCCCAGGGTGATGTTTTGATCGCGACGTTTCACGTGACGGGGCCGCCTTCCTATTTGCCGTCCAAGGAGTTAAAGCAGGCCGTTGATGTTGCTCTGAGTGCTGGTGCTCAAGTGATTGCGGCTCATGGCAGTCATTTACCCGGTCCAATTGAACGGCGTGGAACGGCGGTTATTTTCTGGGGACTTGGGAATCTGGCGTTTGATTGTGACTGCACTACTGAAAAAGACGCCCTCGTGGCCAGAATCACTTTCGATCAAGGGCAAGTCATAAAAGCCCAGGTGTTTCCCATCGAAGCCGGGCTCAACGGAGCCCCCGCCCGCCCATCATCCAATCCAGCCGGAATGTTTGAGTTGCTGACCGCGATTGGAAGCACCAGATTCAAGCCAGGCACAGAAAGTGTGCTGGTCGAATAGTCCTAACCCGCCAGGGTTACTGACATTTTGCTCGATGAAGAACTTCAGGAGGAAGATCTGCTGGAATTGGACTGTCGTTCAGAAGAATTTCCGCCTTTTCAATGGCATACACTTTCAGTTCTGCTGAATGTCTGCTCATATGGCCATATCCGCGACCAGTGAAATACTGGCCGACAAAAACAACCTTGACGGTTCGGCCAAGATCTTCGTTCCCGCTTACCCGCTTGATCAGTTTTTTCTTTGTCCGAGATTCAAGCGATACATTAAATTCTACCCAAATGCTTCCTCCCGTCAGGCACTCCAAACAATAAAGTTCTGACCATTCAACTCCATATCTATAGATCCCTTGAACCCGAACCATTTGCTGATCATATAGTCTGGACTTGTGAATGAGATCACAGAGTTTGACAGTTGGAATATTTGGCCCAATTTTAATTTCTTTGGTTTGTCGGGCGTATCCTGAACTCGCAATTGCAAACACGGAAAAGACCAGGATGAGTATGGTTTTCATAGGTTGATCTTTCATTACTCCATCCAGAAGGCTCAGAAATTTAAGGGAGTCGGATGGAAATATCATACCACCAGGGTTCAGGGTTCAGGGTTCAGGGTTCAGGGTTTAGAGCAAGATACTCCAGCTTGAGCAGTACCGGCCGGTTCCCCAGCCCTCACTTGAGTGGGATCAAGTCACTTCATCGCCTCAAACCCTGAGCCCTGAACCCTGAACCCTGAACCCGATTTCATTGGGATTTTATTTTCTTCCGGGTCCCTAAGAAGTGCTTTCAGGCTGGGATATTGATTTTAAATTCACAATTTGGGTCATTTCGAAAAAAAAGATTTTTTAGGCTAAATAGATCTTTCGTCGGTTTTGTCGCGCTGGCAGTTAGTTTATTGCTTATTTATTTTCCAAATCAGTCTGAAAATGCTAGCAGTCAACTTTTACAAAACAAAGAAGATGCCAGTGTCTGGACACCAGTGAAAATTGAAAACTTTCCTGACTATCCGTCTTCAATTCGCTTTCAAAATGGCAAAACCTTTGTCACCACACTTTTTCAAGTTAAATACCTTGGACAACTGACAAGCTCAGGAAGCGCCCCATTCTTGATTCTTGCCGGGAGAGGCTGCCAGGACTGTGATGCCAATCTTGCTGTCTACCTCTACAACCCACAGTCTGGGCCGATGCAAGGTGAAGACTCGCAAGAGCGGTTTGTTCATCCCGGAGTGATTCGCGACGCCGAAACCAAACAACCAGTCCTCGAAGCCCGAATGTTTGTTGGAAACTGCCTTCCGGATGTCAAAGATGGTGTCGTGTGGTTCCTCAGGGAAAAGGATGAAAAAGGAAAGTGGAAACCGAGTGTGCTCATTGCTGAAGTGAAAAACAACGCCCTTACGGTTCGCGAATTAACAACATCGCTTCCCGACGTTAAAACGGTGTTGGCCAGTGTGAAAGACAATAAATGCATTGAAATCAAAGGAATAAATCAGGTCACTGAACTTTGAGGTCAGTGCCTTCTCACTCCCTAAACCTTTTGCGTGCAGGTTTTTGGCTTGCATCCCGACGGGTTGCGATTGAACCAACTTAGGGCAAACCTGGTGGGAATATTCGACTTGCTTGCGATGATTGGGAGTTCACCGTTTCGACCTGACACAGATCAGGCTCATCTCTGAATAACAAAAGGCAAATGAAACTTGATAAAACAGAGGGATTTCCATACCCAGGAGACCAAAAAATGACGATGACCATGGCATCAAAGGGGCGACTTGTCGCGGTACCGGCACTGATAACTCTTGGCGTGACGCTGCTCCGTCTGATCGGGGAATTGCAAAACTGGTCTCCCGCCTTCTTTAGCCGGGAACCCGGCGGCCTTGGCGCAATTGTGGGAATCATCTGGCTGGCGCCGCTTTCGGGAGTTTATTTTGCGCTCAAATTGTTGAAGCAAGGTGACGGCCCGACTACACCTCAAAGAGCGGTCGGCCATGCTGTTTTGGGCTTTGGCCTGTTTCTCGCTTTTGGGTTTGCCATGTTGTTTTTTTGGCCACCCTATCAGGCCCAGGTCATCGGCGGGGCAGTTGTAGCACTGGGCATTGTTCTGTTACAGCTTAGAGGATGGCCGGAACTTGGCCAGGTCATGCTCCTCTATGCCTTTACGGCTCGGCTGCCAGTGGTGATTGTCATGTTGTTTACCATCCTTGGCTCCTGGGGAACACACTATGATGCGTTTCCTCCGGGGTTTCCTCTGGTAAATCTTTGGGAAAGATGGCTGTGGGGCGGGCTTGTGGTGCAACTGACGCTGTGGGTGGGAAATACTGTGTTTCTTGGGGCACTGTGCGGGAGCGTGGCAGTTGCCCTGAAGCTACGTTTTGGTGGTTTTGAACCCGCGAAGCGGGTGGAAGGCTCGTAGCCCAGGGTGAGTCTTCGAGCCCTGGGACCTGCGGTGGTTCATCTCCCAGCCCACGTAGTGGGCGTCGGCTTGTGCCCGTTTATTTCGTTTTCTCACCGGCCTGATAGATTTATCCGCTTTGTGAACGTGAGAGCTTTTCATCGAGGCGATGATTGGCGTATTGTTCATCTGAATCCACGCACACCCTCAGTTGGATGTTATTGAAGTTGACCTTGTCTCGAACCAAATCAACGGAAACAAATATCCCATCCACTCACGCAGGTGGTACTGACCCGGATATTCTTACTTATGCTTGCACCTGGAACAGTTTTACAGGACCGGTATCGGATTGTGCGTCAGCTTGGTAAAGGCGGAATGGGCACGGTGTATGAAGCTCACCACACCAAACTCAAACACACAGTAGCAGTAAAAGAGACATTCTTTTTGGAAGACCACCTGACCAAAGCGTTTGAACGCGAAGCGCAGTTGCTGGCGGGACTGAGCCACCCGGCGCTGCCGAAAGTCAGTGATTACTTTAGCGAGGGAGAAGGATATTTTCTGGTGATGGAGTTTGTCCCAGGAAAGGATCTGAGTGCCTTGCTGGCGGAACGAGGCACGGCATTTCCGGTTGAACACGTTTTGTGGTGGGCGGACGAGCTGCTGGATGCGCTGGAATATCTGCATAGTCGGCAACCACCAGTGATTCATCGGGACATCAAGCCCGCAAACCTCAAACTGGCGGCGAACGGCAAGATTTTTCTGCTTGATTTTGGATTGGCGAAAGGGCTGCACACACAGATGTCACGCGTCACGGGACCAGGTGGAGCGAGTGTGCAAGCCTACACACCGGGCTACGCGCCAGTCGAGCAAATGCAAGGGTCAGGGACGGACGCCCGGAGCGATATATTTTCACTGGGGGCAACGCTGTATCACTTGATAACCGGCGCGCCGCCAGTGGATGCGCTCACTCGTGCGATGAATGTGGGCTTTGGAGATTCGGATCCGCTCCGCCCAGCGCATGTCGTCAACCTGGAGATCAATCCAGCACTTTCGATGGTGCTCCACAAAGCGCTGGCATTGAAGTCAGAGGGACGTCCAGCAACGGCAACGGAGTTTCGGCGGATACTCCGGGAAGCAACCAAAAGAAAGGAACCAGTCAGGCCAGTTGAACCTTCAATCCCTTCGGATCCAGTACCAGCAAACCCAGAAGTGATGTCGGGCGAAGCCGAAACCGTAGTCAGTACCAAACCATTTCAGGTGCCGTTACCTGAGCCGGAAGCTTTTCAAACTCGACCGATGGTTGACCAGTCAGCGCAAACAGTGGCGGATACCCTACAATCAGGGCGAACAAAAGCGGCACCCGCCATGCCTGCACCACAGCCTCCCCCAATGATGAGCCCAACGATTCCAGCGCCGCCGGTGATATCCCCAGCGGTGCCGGCGATGAACCAGGCATCTCCCAAGAACCAAAAGTGGTTGATTCTATTGGTGTTGGCGGCACTGGTGGTTGGGGTGATTGTGATTGCCTTAAATTGGAAATCGGAGTCGTTCAAAAACAGTATCGAGATGGAATTTGTCTTGATTCCAGCGGGAGAGTTTCAGATGGGGTCAACCCAGTCTGATGATGAAAAGCCAGTGCATAAAGTAAAAATCAGCGAGGGATTTTATCTTGGGAAATATGAAGTGACTCAGGCGGAGTGGGAGGGAGTGATGGGGAACAATCCGTCCAATTTTAAAGGTGACAGATTGCCGGTGGAAAATGTATCGTGGGATGAGTGCCAGAAATTCCTGGAAAAACTGAGTGCGAAAAAAGACGGCTACACCTATCGGTTGCCGAGCGAAGCGGAATGGGAATATGCGTGTCGAGCCGGGACAACAGGCGACCATGCGGGAAATTTGGATGAAATGGCGTGGTATAGCAGTAATTCAGGGAGTAAACCCCACCCGGTAGGTCAAAAGAAGCCAAACGAATGGGGATTGCACGACATGCACGGAAACGTGTGGGAGTGGTGTCAAGACTGGTATCAGGGTAGCTACAATGGAGCACCAACGGATGGGCGTGCCTGGGAGTTGGGAGCCGATAAACAGTTCCGCGTGATGCGAGGTGGTTCTTGGCACGGCAATGCTGGTTTCTGCCGGTCGGCGGACCGTAGCGGGCTTATCCCGGAGTACGTCGGCAGGAACTACGGTTTTCGGGTGGTTGCGGTGAGGGCTGTAAGTAATTAATGGAAAAGTTCAGAGTTCAAGCTTTGGCTTGCAAAAACATACGCACACAACAAACCCAGGTAAATCAATCAGATCTGGATGCCGACGCCTACTGCGTAGGCTGGGAATGGACGGTGTGGTTGTCCCCGGACTCCGCTACGCTGCATCCGGGGCTATGAGCCGGCGCCCAGTTCCTGGGCTAGAGCCGTGCATTTGGTGCCCAGCTCCGAAATTTTCCCTTCTGTAAATTTTTTGGTAAATTTGAAAATGATACATTTTCTGAACCCGCGAAGCGGGTGGAAGGCATGTAACCCAGGGTGAGTCTTCGAGCCCTGGGACCCACGGCGGTTCATCTCCCAGCCCACGCAGTGGGCGTCGGCAATTCAATATGGCTCATTCATACGTCCATTTGATTTATCACATTGTGTTCGCCACCAAAGACCGGTATCCATTGATAACCGAACCAATTCGGGACCGGCTTTTTGAATATCTTGGCGGAATGATTCGGCAAACAGGCGGTGTGTCCCTGGGAGTCGGTGGAACCAACAATCACGTTCATATTCTGGCAAAAATTCGCCAGGATAAAGCGTTGTCGGATGTGATCAAGGATTTGAAAGCCAATTCGACCAATTGGGTTCACGAAACATTTCCCACTGGTCAAAAATTCTACTGGCAGAGCGGATATGGAGCATTCACGGTGAGCGAATCACAGGTGGAAGTTGTGCGAAACTATGTGCTCAACCAGGAAAAACATCACCAGAAACGCACATTTGAGGAAGAGTTCATCCAGTTGCTCCGCATGCATGGCGTTGAATTTGATGAGCGGTATTTATGGAAGTAAGGCAGCCGACACCTGCTTCGCAGGTTAAGAAATGTTGACGGGTCTGTTCCCCGGATTCCGCTCCGCTGCATCCGGGGCTACAAGCCAGCGCCCAGTTCCTGGGCTAAAGACAAAAATGATTAACTTCAAACCGGTTTGATTCCTTGCTACTCGCTCTCAGGCTACATCGCCTGCAAAATCGTCTGCCAGCGGGTCAGGGTGTCCTGGTCACGAAGCACGATTTTGATCAGTCGCACGGAAGGCAGTTGCAGGCTGGCGAAGGTGCGAATGGCTTCGAGCATCAGTTTGGCAACGAGATCCATTGGAACTTCGCCGACGCCAGAGCCAAGCGCCGGAAAGGCAATCGAGGACTGTAATCGGGCTTCGGCACCCAACAAAGTTCGCAGGGTGCAGCGTTGCAAACAAATCGCTCCATCAATCGCCGCCACCGCGTGGGCAATCCAGGCGGCGCGGAGATTCCCGGCTTTCGTCCAGACGACTTCACCCATTGGAACTGGGGCGTGTGTTTGAGCTTCTTGTTCAATTTCGGGTCCTCCGGCGCGGTGCAGGGCGCCGGCGACACCAACTCGCATCAACATCATGGTATTGGCGGCATTGACGATGACGCCGACTTCCTGGGTTGCGATGTCGCCCACCTGAAGGACCAGCCGGATTTTTCCAACCACAGCTTCTGATGAGGTTGCCAGTGTGTAGCGCGGTATCGGTTCGGCAATCACTTTGAGCATCCGGGCCGTGGTTTCAGCCGTCTGGTAGCGGTCCTCCGGTTGATGTCTAAGCATTCGGGAAATAACTGAAAAGAAGTAGGCTTTGCTTGGGTCATCAGTTGCCGGCGGAGTGTACGGATGGCACTGAGCTTTGGCCAGTTCGACCAGATTGTGAGCTTCGACGACAAATTTGCCAGTAGCAAGGTAATGTCCGGTGGCACCCAACGAATAAATATCACTCCGTCGGTCCAGCCCACTACTCAGAGCCTGTTCGGGTGCCATAAACATGAGTGTCCCGGCAATGTTTGGCGGTTCATGTGACGTGCTGGTATCAACCGCAATTCCGAAATCGCCTAAAATCGTGGTGCCATCTCCGCTTAAGAACAGATTGGGTGGTTTGACATCCCGGTGAACGACCCCCGCCTGATGAATTGTGTGCAATCCCTGAGCCGCATCAATGACAATGCGCGTCACAACACTGGTTGGAAGCAAGCGCCCAAGACTCATCACGCGAGTGGTCAATTCCCAGAGGTCAATTCCATCCACGTACCGCAGAACCGTAAACGGCAGACCATTTTCAATTCCGGCATCAAGTACATTCACCACATACGGAGAGGCCACGCGAGCCGCCAGATGAGCTTCCTTGAACAGATTGGCTTCTGGTGAAGATTTAAAAGTTTTGATGATCAACGGCGATTTTAAAACCGGATGACTGGCCAGATAGGCGGCACCCATAGCGCCTTCGCCAAGCTGGCTATGAACCAGCAATCCGTGAAATACCTGGCCCACGGTCAGAGTTGACGGCCTTAAAACGGTGGTTTCGCCTTTTCCAAGCAGCGGTTCGGTGCTGGCAAAGACTTCGCGGCCCGCCAGTGCCCGGACCGTGTCTTCGTCCAGTCGCCCTTTGAGAATAAAAAAATCAATCCGCCGCCCCCATTTGGATGGCGACTGTTGGGGAAGCTGGGCCAGAGTATCCATATCGCCAAACCGATTGAGATCGGCTTCGTCGAGTAATCCCTGTTCCAGCGCCCGTTTAATGATGAGATCTTCCTGGCTGTCGAGTTGAGGCATAGAGAGAATGAAGAATTGAGAGTGAAGAATGAAGAATGAAGAATGAAGATTTTATCCACTGAATTTCTACATTCTCAATTCTACATTCTACATTCAACATTCAGCATTCCACTGAATTTCTACATTCTTAATTCTACATTCTTCATTCCAAAAAGGTTGACACCAATCTCTGTCAAAAGTACCGTCTTTGGAATCCTCACTGTTCTGTTTTGCTCCAATTGATCGAAAGGCCATTTCGACAGCCGGTTACCCAAACCCGGTTGATGTATTTTGTTTTCAAGGAATTTAAGCTGATGCCGCGTCAGAGATTCTCCCAACTCTGCTTTCTGTTTCTCATTGTTTGTCTTGGGATTGTTGCTTGTGATATGCCAGTGTCGGGTATTTCTCCGGCTCAGGCACGGTTCCAGCGGTATAGCCTTGAAGATGGATTGTCGCAATCCACTGTCTGGTGTGTGCTGCAGGACCAGCGCGGCTTTTTGTGGGTTGGCACCAATGACGGGCTGAACCGCTTTGATGGATATGGATTTACCATTTATCGCAACCAGGCCCGTGATCCGTTCTCGCTTGCCAATAATGACGTCATGACGCTGTGTGAAGACCGCCAGGGAATGCTCTGGATTGGAACGCACAATGGACTCTGCCGGTATGATCGCGAGCATGATCGGTTTGAGACGTTTCGTCATTCAGTTGATGACCTGCACAGCATCAGCGGGAACAATATTCGCACGCTGTATGAAGATCATGCCGGGCGGTTATGGATTGGCACATTTGATGGCGGATTGAGTCGCTTTGACCCACAAACCCGAAAGTTCGAGCGGTTTCTCCAGGATGATCCAAAAGCGGAAATTGTTGATATTGCTGAAGATCCATCAGGAAATTTGTGGCTGGGGTGCCTTGAAGACGGAATACGCGTTTTCAATCCAGCAACTCAGGAGATAACTGCCTATCGTCCGGAGCCCAAAAATCCAGCTTCGCTCAGCCACCTGAAAGTAACCACGCTGTGTGCTGACCAGGCAGGGAATATCTGGGTTGGTACCGACGGCGGTGGCGTCTGTCGTTTTGACCAGACAACAAAAAAGTTTCAGGTGTATCGGGCAAAGACCAGTGATTTAAATTCACTGAGCGTGGATCGCATTTGGACGGTGTATTCAGATCGAAAAGGACAGGTCTGGGTTGGAACGTGGGGTGGCGGGTTGTGCCGATATCTCCCTGAGAAAAATGGCTTTCTGGCCTACCAGAATCACCCGCAGAACCCTGGCAGCCTGAGCAGCAATATTGTGTGGGCCATTTATGAAGATCGGGCGGGGCTGCTTTGGGTCGGGACATTTGGTGGCGGACTGTGCTGCTTTGACCCAAATCTGCAGCGATTTGTGACTTTTTCTCATGATCCACAAAACCCCAGGTCACTTCCGTCAAACAACGTTTTTTCTTTTGCCGAAGACCGCAATCGAGGAATTTGGGTTGGGACATTTGAAGGTGGGCTTTCAAATTTTGATCCAGCGACGGGCACGGTTACGACCTATCGGCACAAAGACGGAGACCCGCGCAGCCTTCCCAACGACAATGTGTGGTCAATTTGCCCGGACTCGCAGGGAAACCTCTGGGTGGCAACCTACAACGGCGGACTTTCACGCTTTGACCTGACCAGTCGAACATTTACCAGTTTTGCCAACGACCCCAACCGCCCATCTGGTTTGCCTGGAAATGACACCCGGCTGGTGTTTTGTTCGCGGGATGGAACCGTCTGGGTTGGCGTTCGTGGGTTTGGACTTGGACGATTTGACCCGGAGCGCAATGAATGTATATCACTGGCGGCAGAGATTCCGGGACTCCCTGATTTCAAAGAAGCGCGTGTGGTGTATGAAGATCAGGCCGGCACATTCTGGCTTGGCTCAGAGATTGGGTTGCTGGCGATTGACCGAGCCCGCAAGACGTTCGAGTGGTTTTCGCATAAACCTGAAGATACGCTGAGTTTATGCAGCAACCTGGTCTGGTCGGTAACCGAAGCTCCAAACGGGTTACTCTGGATTGGTACCAAAGATGGCCTCAGTTGTTTTGACCGGGCGCAACGGGTTTTTTATTCCTTTCGTGAAACGGAAGGACTCCCAAATAATGCTGTTTACGGTATTTTGCCGGATGGTGCGGGCAACATCTGGATTAGCACCAATGTTGGACTCTCACGCCTGACGCCGAAACAGGACGCTGGTCGCTGGACTATCAGGGTGTGGAATTTCGACGTTGGTGATGGGCTGCAGAGCAATGAATTCAATATGGGCGCTTCGCTCAAAACCAGCGATGGCCAAATGCTCTTTGGGGGCGTCAATGGATTGAACCTGTTCGATCCCGCCAAAATCGTGAAGAGCGAGTACCTGCCGCCAGTGGTCATTACCGGGTTTCGAAAGTTCAACCAGCTTGTCAAACTGGACAGCGCGATTACCGAAATCAAAGACATCGAAATCAATTACAAAGACAACTTCATTTCGTTTGAGTTTGCCGGGCTCAGTTTTTCCAATCCTGGCAAAAATCAATATCTGTTTCAACTCGAAGGCTTTAACGAGGATTGGATTCCGGCTGGCGGTCAACGGGTCGCTACCTTTACCAATTTGGATGGCGGCGAATATACCTTTCGAGTCAAAGCCAGCAATCAGGATGGCGTCTGGAACGAAACCGGCGCGCAGATTCGAATTCGGGTCATCCCTCCGATTTGGAAAACCAAATGGGCCTATTTCTTCTACATTTTCGGCGGTTCGGGGCTGATTTATGGTGGTGTTCGCTATCGCCTGAAACGGTTGGAGCGTCAAAACCGCGAACTCGAACAGAAAGTTGCTGAACGAACTGCAGCCCTGGATTTGGCCAATACCGAACTGGCCCAAAAAGTTGATCAGCTTGATCTGGCCAACCAGGAAACCGAGCGCAAAAACCAGGAACTGGATCAGAAAGTCATCGAACTCAATCGCAAAAACGAGGAATTGATCGCTTCGCAGCAACGGGC
This genomic window contains:
- a CDS encoding protein kinase; the protein is MPRQRFSQLCFLFLIVCLGIVACDMPVSGISPAQARFQRYSLEDGLSQSTVWCVLQDQRGFLWVGTNDGLNRFDGYGFTIYRNQARDPFSLANNDVMTLCEDRQGMLWIGTHNGLCRYDREHDRFETFRHSVDDLHSISGNNIRTLYEDHAGRLWIGTFDGGLSRFDPQTRKFERFLQDDPKAEIVDIAEDPSGNLWLGCLEDGIRVFNPATQEITAYRPEPKNPASLSHLKVTTLCADQAGNIWVGTDGGGVCRFDQTTKKFQVYRAKTSDLNSLSVDRIWTVYSDRKGQVWVGTWGGGLCRYLPEKNGFLAYQNHPQNPGSLSSNIVWAIYEDRAGLLWVGTFGGGLCCFDPNLQRFVTFSHDPQNPRSLPSNNVFSFAEDRNRGIWVGTFEGGLSNFDPATGTVTTYRHKDGDPRSLPNDNVWSICPDSQGNLWVATYNGGLSRFDLTSRTFTSFANDPNRPSGLPGNDTRLVFCSRDGTVWVGVRGFGLGRFDPERNECISLAAEIPGLPDFKEARVVYEDQAGTFWLGSEIGLLAIDRARKTFEWFSHKPEDTLSLCSNLVWSVTEAPNGLLWIGTKDGLSCFDRAQRVFYSFRETEGLPNNAVYGILPDGAGNIWISTNVGLSRLTPKQDAGRWTIRVWNFDVGDGLQSNEFNMGASLKTSDGQMLFGGVNGLNLFDPAKIVKSEYLPPVVITGFRKFNQLVKLDSAITEIKDIEINYKDNFISFEFAGLSFSNPGKNQYLFQLEGFNEDWIPAGGQRVATFTNLDGGEYTFRVKASNQDGVWNETGAQIRIRVIPPIWKTKWAYFFYIFGGSGLIYGGVRYRLKRLERQNRELEQKVAERTAALDLANTELAQKVDQLDLANQETERKNQELDQKVIELNRKNEELIASQQRADRIFSALAEALPGTVLEGKYRLEEKIGSGGFGAVFRAIHLALNRTVAVKVFRPSRGNDSAEAVERFRLEGVSASRVNHPNAISVLDSGISTEGIAYLVMELLSGHSLAAELKRSKILSIQRTAQILTPICAALAEAHRIGIVHRDIKPDNIFLHRAPEGEIVKVVDFGIAKLVEDDSSGEYQHLTATGGIVGTPVYMSPERWGNRPYDGRSDVYSLGIMVFQMLTGKLPFVAESNSMVNLVMAHMNKKPPTIREFNPAIPEKIEAVVMQTLEKDPDQRPTAREFAERFEAVLETLIHQQDEATRKLDSGFQQIWGMGHTTAHEFGQRSTAPDVPKIQTSAYSEATLAETQIENSMESPTFVELSGEHQTVDDIRYTGSSGDHPTVVDAQDLVASPGDCETVAEKIELPKPSAKPLFSQGSETVEGPIEAFRPKPAKPPSFDTVEGPVENFRAQPVVPQTLKPGHGIKRDIQSDSSPESPSDFPTIG